One Thalassotalea hakodatensis DNA segment encodes these proteins:
- a CDS encoding LysE family translocator produces MELHLWLSLVAICIMGALSPGPSLAVVVKNTLHGNAIQGYATAISHGVGVALYAALTTLGIAVLIVQSPILFQIIQYAGAAFLCYLGIKALMSKPIKASDNNDTSQSADKKVNGWRDGFLIAFLNPKLAIFFLALFSQFVSPEATFNEKAIMVATVGCIDALWYILVAFLFSRGPVIEKLKNNSHIIDRITGSFLILLAARVVIN; encoded by the coding sequence ATGGAATTACATTTGTGGCTATCATTAGTTGCTATTTGCATTATGGGAGCATTATCGCCTGGTCCTAGCTTGGCTGTGGTGGTAAAAAACACCTTGCACGGTAATGCAATACAAGGATATGCCACCGCAATAAGTCACGGTGTAGGCGTTGCGTTATATGCCGCACTTACCACTTTAGGTATTGCAGTACTTATTGTTCAATCACCCATTCTCTTTCAGATAATACAATACGCTGGTGCTGCTTTCTTATGTTACTTAGGTATTAAAGCCTTGATGAGTAAGCCTATAAAAGCCAGCGATAATAACGACACAAGTCAAAGCGCTGACAAAAAAGTAAATGGTTGGCGAGACGGCTTTTTAATTGCATTTTTAAACCCTAAACTTGCGATCTTTTTTCTCGCATTGTTTAGTCAGTTTGTAAGCCCAGAGGCAACGTTCAATGAAAAAGCTATCATGGTAGCAACAGTAGGCTGTATCGATGCCCTATGGTATATCCTTGTCGCTTTTTTATTTTCCAGAGGCCCTGTTATCGAAAAACTTAAAAATAACAGCCATATCATTGATAGGATCACCGGCAGTTTTTTAATTTTACTTGCCGCGCGCGTTGTTATTAATTAA
- a CDS encoding DNA ligase — protein MANYLMTSCLALLLLSGLITLKAAEIDGLQHSVTYQKPDDISQYWVSEKLDGVRGRWTGKSLKTRNGNHINVPSWFIKRWPNTPLDGEIWLSHGEFQATMYCIAKQGTQHYSCWRQLTFMIFDLPEHSGTFTARISALEALIQQANSPYLQMIPQVKVATFSALENKLSTVINNQGEGLMLHHKDTYYQVGRTQALMKLKRKQDAEAQVVAHIAGKGKYTGMLGSLQVKMPNGLTFRIGSGFSDKERQQPPAIGSTITYQYIGKTKRGVPKFASFLRIRPAE, from the coding sequence ATGGCCAATTATCTTATGACTTCCTGCTTAGCATTGTTATTATTGTCAGGATTAATAACATTAAAAGCCGCTGAAATCGATGGGTTACAACACAGCGTTACTTACCAAAAACCAGATGATATTAGCCAATATTGGGTCAGTGAAAAACTAGACGGTGTTCGTGGTAGATGGACAGGTAAGTCATTAAAAACACGCAATGGAAACCACATTAATGTACCTTCATGGTTTATTAAACGATGGCCAAACACACCATTAGATGGCGAGATTTGGTTAAGCCATGGAGAGTTTCAAGCGACAATGTATTGTATCGCGAAACAAGGTACTCAGCATTATTCGTGTTGGCGTCAATTAACTTTTATGATCTTCGATTTACCTGAACACTCAGGCACGTTTACCGCACGAATTTCAGCCTTAGAAGCACTTATTCAACAGGCTAATTCACCTTACCTTCAAATGATCCCTCAAGTAAAAGTCGCCACTTTTTCAGCATTAGAAAACAAACTTTCTACTGTGATTAACAACCAAGGTGAAGGATTAATGCTGCATCATAAAGATACCTATTACCAAGTAGGCAGAACACAGGCATTGATGAAATTAAAGCGAAAACAGGATGCCGAAGCACAAGTAGTCGCGCATATAGCTGGCAAAGGTAAGTATACTGGTATGCTAGGTTCATTACAGGTAAAAATGCCCAACGGCTTAACCTTTCGGATTGGCTCTGGTTTTAGTGATAAAGAACGACAACAACCACCAGCAATTGGCAGTACAATAACCTATCAATATATTGGTAAAACCAAGCGAGGTGTGCCAAAATTTGCGAGCTTTTTACGCATTCGCCCAGCAGAGTAG